The following proteins are co-located in the Shouchella hunanensis genome:
- a CDS encoding cupredoxin domain-containing protein: MKKIVSHVLGFIFVVLLAACGGNEANDAQNENVETDETVTIKALNWHFDEEEYVVPSGETTIELINESGNHGIIIREANGGEDVVLNKQGSTIATLAPGEYDIICSIPCGSGHADMTATLVVT; encoded by the coding sequence ATGAAAAAAATCGTCTCACACGTACTAGGTTTCATCTTTGTTGTGCTGTTAGCAGCATGTGGCGGCAATGAGGCAAATGATGCGCAGAATGAAAACGTGGAAACGGATGAAACCGTAACCATTAAAGCGCTTAACTGGCATTTTGACGAAGAAGAGTATGTTGTCCCATCCGGCGAAACAACAATTGAACTTATTAATGAAAGTGGCAACCATGGAATTATTATTCGAGAAGCGAATGGCGGCGAAGATGTAGTGCTTAACAAGCAAGGTTCTACTATTGCTACTTTAGCGCCTGGAGAGTATGACATTATTTGTTCAATTCCTTGCGGGAGCGGTCATGCAGATATGACTGCAACACTGGTTGTCACATAA
- the yajC gene encoding preprotein translocase subunit YajC produces MNEGASLLLTMLPFIGIIVLFYFLLIRPQQKQQKKVREMHAALQRGDKIITIGGLHGVIDSIDETVVVLLVNDNRKLTYDRSAIREVVQSD; encoded by the coding sequence ATGAATGAGGGCGCTAGTTTATTACTGACGATGCTACCGTTTATCGGAATTATCGTTTTGTTTTACTTCTTGTTAATTCGTCCACAGCAAAAGCAGCAAAAGAAAGTTCGTGAAATGCATGCAGCTTTACAGCGTGGAGATAAAATCATCACAATTGGTGGTTTACATGGGGTAATTGACTCAATTGACGAAACGGTTGTTGTTCTTTTAGTCAATGACAATCGTAAGTTAACGTATGATCGTTCAGCGATCCGTGAAGTCGTACAATCCGACTAA
- a CDS encoding TIGR04086 family membrane protein: MVHRFFPAIFIGLSFALGIAIVSAAIIATLLSLTSLTEQSVGWLMIAIAFLALFVGGFISGGKARTKGWLAGSLCAIFFCLLATAISYLGYNEALTVKQMILFAAYCGIAALGGVIGVNLSPDES, translated from the coding sequence ATGGTTCATCGATTTTTTCCGGCTATCTTTATCGGACTAAGCTTTGCCCTTGGCATTGCAATCGTTTCGGCAGCCATTATTGCAACTTTATTATCACTCACATCATTAACCGAACAATCAGTTGGTTGGCTTATGATTGCGATTGCGTTTCTCGCTTTATTTGTTGGTGGCTTTATTTCAGGAGGAAAAGCGAGAACAAAGGGTTGGCTCGCTGGCAGTTTATGTGCCATATTCTTTTGCTTACTAGCTACCGCTATTAGTTACTTAGGATACAATGAGGCACTAACCGTAAAGCAAATGATTTTATTTGCTGCATATTGCGGGATTGCTGCATTAGGGGGCGTTATTGGCGTTAATCTTTCCCCAGACGAATCGTAA
- a CDS encoding BofC C-terminal domain-containing protein gives MYKKIIHKHWIPFVLGAFSVILFYSTLIIWNENEPTEISRPDAVSEQADNEVELLFETVFADGISQEETRKEAIYSLQDFWYEYSNWQVVDQKKGFVHFKQELLDLSPEVKQNGYLGLSDDNRLILYTGQPEAKKIIQTYDQLERYPLTPSVQLALAEGMKVSTVAELVAIVGQGAQ, from the coding sequence ATGTACAAAAAAATCATCCATAAACACTGGATACCCTTCGTACTTGGGGCGTTTTCTGTTATTCTTTTTTATAGTACATTGATTATTTGGAATGAGAATGAACCAACAGAAATAAGCCGTCCTGATGCAGTGAGCGAACAGGCTGACAATGAAGTGGAGCTCTTGTTTGAAACCGTTTTTGCCGATGGCATTAGTCAAGAAGAAACGAGGAAAGAAGCAATTTATTCTTTACAAGATTTCTGGTATGAATACAGTAATTGGCAAGTGGTGGATCAGAAAAAAGGGTTTGTTCATTTTAAGCAGGAACTGCTTGATCTATCACCTGAGGTCAAGCAAAATGGCTATTTAGGCTTGTCCGATGATAACCGTTTAATTTTATACACGGGTCAACCTGAAGCGAAGAAAATTATTCAAACCTATGACCAGCTGGAGCGGTACCCATTAACTCCTTCAGTTCAGCTTGCCCTTGCTGAAGGGATGAAAGTATCCACTGTTGCCGAATTAGTTGCGATTGTTGGCCAGGGCGCTCAATAA
- a CDS encoding YhcN/YlaJ family sporulation lipoprotein, with translation MKKTIASFLCAAVITTGLTACNGGNQTQGNMYRGSEAQMGYDNGGYDYNANYPYYGNGVGGKEYYQNNRFSQKNDRLNNPKAYYNQNRKMAHGRGITGNDRPGMVDENGVLNRKHDTMSGRGMQFKRSSMHKKTTEAHYHKDYDGKHISSLTTELKKMDGVQDPRVMVHGDEVVVGYKTNGKQHNLDRDMHKHVQRIMGEDKHVTVTTDRDAYTSMSKMDDRLRTGAAFKEVENTFQDMMKDLGRAAKRPFEKSR, from the coding sequence ATGAAAAAAACAATAGCTTCTTTTCTATGTGCGGCAGTTATTACGACTGGTCTTACAGCTTGTAATGGTGGAAATCAAACGCAAGGGAATATGTATCGTGGTAGTGAAGCACAAATGGGGTATGATAACGGTGGATACGACTATAATGCGAATTATCCGTATTATGGAAACGGTGTCGGTGGGAAAGAGTATTATCAAAACAATCGTTTCTCACAAAAGAATGACCGTTTAAATAACCCAAAAGCCTACTATAACCAAAATCGTAAAATGGCTCATGGACGAGGAATAACTGGTAATGATCGACCTGGTATGGTTGATGAAAATGGTGTACTAAATCGCAAACATGACACGATGAGCGGTAGAGGCATGCAGTTTAAACGTTCGTCTATGCACAAAAAGACAACTGAAGCACACTATCATAAAGATTATGATGGAAAGCATATTAGCAGTTTAACAACTGAACTGAAAAAGATGGATGGCGTTCAAGATCCGCGTGTAATGGTCCATGGTGATGAAGTTGTTGTTGGTTATAAAACCAACGGCAAACAACATAACCTAGATCGTGATATGCATAAACACGTTCAACGTATTATGGGAGAAGACAAGCATGTAACCGTCACTACTGATAGGGATGCTTACACTTCTATGAGTAAAATGGATGACCGTTTACGAACAGGCGCTGCTTTTAAAGAAGTAGAAAATACGTTTCAAGACATGATGAAAGACTTAGGCCGTGCAGCAAAGAGACCGTTTGAAAAAAGTCGTTAA
- the tgt gene encoding tRNA guanosine(34) transglycosylase Tgt — translation MPITYEHIKTCKQTGARLGRVHTPHGTFETPMFMPVGTMATVKTMSPEDLKAMDAQIILSNTYHLWLRPGQDIIEEAGGLHTFMNWDKPILTDSGGFQVFSLSDLRKIEEEGVHFRNHLSGEKLFLSPEKAMQIQHSLGSDIMMAFDECPPYPADYSYMRQSVERTSRWAERCLSEHHQSGKSSIQGLFGIIQGGEYEELRKQSAKDLTSLDFPGYAVGGLSVGEPKDVMNRVLEFTTPLMPADKPRYLMGVGSPDSLIDGVIRGIDMFDCVLPTRIARNGTCMTSEGRLVVRNAKFARDFRPLDENCDCHVCRTYSRAYIRHLIKCEETFGFRLTTYHNLYFLLQLMKKVRQAIMEDRLQDFRDEFFESYGFNKENAKNF, via the coding sequence GTGCCAATTACGTACGAACATATAAAAACATGTAAACAAACAGGAGCTAGATTAGGAAGAGTGCACACACCGCATGGTACGTTTGAAACACCGATGTTCATGCCAGTTGGAACAATGGCAACGGTAAAGACGATGAGTCCAGAAGATTTAAAGGCGATGGATGCACAAATTATTTTAAGCAATACGTATCATCTTTGGCTACGACCGGGACAAGATATTATCGAAGAAGCAGGTGGCTTGCACACATTCATGAACTGGGATAAGCCGATTTTAACGGATTCCGGTGGTTTTCAAGTATTTAGTTTAAGTGATTTGCGTAAAATTGAAGAAGAAGGGGTTCATTTCCGCAACCATTTAAGCGGTGAAAAGCTCTTCTTATCTCCAGAGAAAGCAATGCAAATTCAGCACTCTCTTGGTTCGGATATTATGATGGCTTTTGATGAATGTCCGCCCTATCCTGCTGACTATAGCTATATGCGACAATCAGTCGAGCGGACGAGTAGATGGGCAGAGCGGTGCCTATCAGAACATCATCAGTCCGGTAAATCATCCATTCAAGGGTTATTCGGGATTATTCAAGGCGGCGAATATGAAGAACTTCGTAAACAGAGCGCGAAAGATTTGACATCACTTGATTTCCCCGGTTATGCTGTAGGTGGACTGTCTGTGGGAGAACCAAAAGACGTCATGAATCGTGTGCTTGAATTTACAACGCCTTTAATGCCAGCGGATAAACCGCGTTATTTAATGGGTGTTGGTTCGCCTGATTCACTTATTGACGGGGTGATAAGAGGAATTGACATGTTTGATTGTGTCTTACCTACCCGCATTGCACGAAATGGTACTTGCATGACAAGTGAAGGAAGATTAGTTGTCCGTAATGCGAAGTTTGCCCGCGATTTTCGTCCGCTTGATGAGAATTGTGATTGCCACGTTTGCCGCACTTATAGTCGCGCTTACATTAGGCACTTAATTAAGTGTGAGGAAACATTCGGTTTCCGTTTAACAACGTATCACAATTTGTACTTCTTATTGCAGCTGATGAAAAAAGTCAGACAAGCCATTATGGAAGATCGACTTCAAGATTTTCGTGACGAATTTTTTGAGAGCTATGGATTTAATAAAGAGAATGCCAAAAACTTTTAA
- the ruvB gene encoding Holliday junction branch migration DNA helicase RuvB, whose protein sequence is MDERVVSAESTVTEEITEQQLRPALLKEYIGQDEVKDNLSIFMKAAKLRQEALDHVLLYGPPGLGKTTLAAIIAHEMGGQIKTTAGPAIERAGDLAAILTSLEPGDVLFIDEIHRLNRVIEEILYPAMEDFCIDIVIGKGPTARSVRLDLPPFTLVGATTKAGMISAPLRDRFGVLARLDYYKPDDLAKIIHRSAYVFDVELTKEAEVEIARRSRGTPRIANRLLKRVRDFAQVDGHDRISLDMAKHALERLQVDPLGLDHIDEKLIKGIIHRFNGGPVGIETIAASIGEEADTIEEVYEPYLLQIGFIQRTPRGRVATPSSYTHFELEYRKDG, encoded by the coding sequence ATGGATGAGCGAGTCGTTTCGGCTGAATCAACAGTAACTGAAGAAATTACGGAACAACAGCTTCGCCCGGCTTTGCTAAAGGAGTACATCGGTCAAGACGAAGTAAAAGACAATTTATCCATTTTTATGAAAGCAGCGAAGCTAAGACAAGAAGCATTGGATCATGTACTTTTATATGGGCCTCCAGGTCTCGGAAAAACGACCCTTGCTGCCATTATTGCTCATGAAATGGGTGGTCAAATTAAAACAACAGCAGGTCCCGCCATTGAGCGTGCAGGTGATTTAGCCGCTATCCTCACATCTCTTGAGCCTGGGGATGTCTTATTTATTGATGAGATTCATCGTTTAAACCGTGTGATAGAAGAAATCCTATATCCAGCAATGGAAGACTTTTGCATTGATATTGTCATTGGAAAAGGACCAACAGCTAGATCTGTCCGTCTTGATTTACCCCCCTTTACGTTAGTAGGTGCGACAACGAAGGCGGGAATGATTTCAGCACCGTTGCGAGATCGTTTCGGAGTATTGGCGAGACTTGATTATTACAAACCGGATGATTTAGCGAAGATTATTCATCGCTCTGCTTATGTGTTTGACGTTGAGTTAACAAAGGAGGCAGAGGTTGAAATTGCAAGAAGGTCAAGAGGGACACCGCGAATTGCTAATCGATTATTAAAGCGTGTCAGAGATTTTGCTCAGGTCGATGGACATGATCGAATTTCTTTAGACATGGCAAAACACGCCCTTGAACGCCTTCAAGTTGATCCATTAGGACTTGATCATATAGATGAAAAACTAATAAAAGGCATTATCCATCGTTTTAATGGTGGACCAGTTGGAATTGAAACCATTGCGGCTTCAATTGGCGAGGAGGCCGATACGATCGAAGAAGTGTATGAACCCTATCTTCTTCAAATAGGATTTATTCAACGTACGCCTCGTGGTCGAGTGGCAACCCCAAGTAGTTATACTCATTTCGAGTTGGAGTATCGTAAAGATGGGTAG
- a CDS encoding DUF421 domain-containing protein has translation MVIHLRSTQMAFVLIKAIRDSLLYGMVLVMRVIRKIGSRLNRQVHGPELPTDNKMKGQRAIPVIVDGKVYRTGLAELERTELWLRQRIKAFGFHDIKQISYCSIRAKDRFFIDPY, from the coding sequence TTGGTTATTCATTTAAGAAGTACGCAAATGGCGTTTGTATTAATAAAAGCGATAAGAGATTCTCTCCTATATGGGATGGTCTTAGTAATGAGAGTCATACGAAAGATAGGCAGTAGGCTAAATCGTCAAGTGCATGGACCAGAGCTGCCTACAGATAATAAAATGAAGGGCCAACGGGCTATTCCGGTAATAGTGGATGGAAAAGTGTATCGAACCGGATTAGCTGAACTAGAACGTACTGAATTATGGCTCCGGCAACGTATAAAGGCATTTGGGTTCCATGACATTAAACAAATTTCTTATTGCTCTATTCGAGCAAAAGACCGTTTTTTTATTGATCCTTATTAA
- the spoVB gene encoding stage V sporulation protein B has protein sequence MSKQSFLKGTLILIIAGFFTKLLGFINRIVMARILGPEGVGLYMMAIPTMLLLLTLTQMGLPVAIAKLVAEAEARNEAYRIKKILVVSLAITGVLSIFFTISLLLLAPIIATTLLTDTRAIYPLYAIIPIVPIIALSSVLRGYFQGLQNMKPTAYGQVIEQIVRITLVAVLSLAFLPLGIEYAAAGAMLSAICGELASLLYMVYLFKAKKPFRFRKHFFSSMKGEKKTFSDLLTIALPTTGSRLIGTTALFFEPIVVAQSLALAGTATIIATQQYGLLVGYVVPLLTLPTFITYSLSVSLLPNLSEAVAQQKHTLVHHRLEQAIRISLLSGGICVVILYVFASELMTIMYHAPEAASLLKIMAPFALFLYLQGPLQAALQALNYAKVSMMNSLIGAIIKTGAIFALASNPSFGIMGAALAIVVGFVLVTLLHFASIAKTTGFFFHIVPIIKLTLLIVATGLLAKLLNDTLLLSLSYTVRTIINIGLTTTFYLLGMFSLQLITKTELRLFTRKK, from the coding sequence ATGAGTAAACAATCATTTCTTAAAGGTACTTTAATCTTAATTATTGCTGGCTTTTTCACTAAATTACTTGGATTCATTAATCGAATAGTCATGGCTCGTATTCTCGGCCCTGAAGGTGTTGGTCTCTATATGATGGCCATCCCAACGATGTTACTGCTTTTAACGTTAACACAAATGGGACTGCCTGTCGCAATTGCCAAACTTGTTGCAGAGGCTGAAGCACGAAACGAAGCGTACCGAATCAAAAAAATACTCGTTGTTTCCCTTGCGATAACAGGCGTGCTTTCCATTTTCTTTACCATTTCACTTTTATTACTCGCTCCCATTATCGCCACAACCTTGTTAACGGATACTCGAGCAATTTATCCACTATATGCAATCATACCAATTGTGCCTATTATTGCCCTCTCTTCCGTTCTAAGAGGGTACTTTCAAGGCTTACAAAATATGAAGCCTACTGCATACGGGCAAGTCATTGAACAGATTGTCCGAATCACATTAGTTGCTGTTTTAAGCCTTGCTTTCCTACCTCTTGGTATTGAATATGCAGCCGCTGGAGCGATGCTCTCAGCCATTTGTGGAGAACTTGCGTCATTACTGTATATGGTTTATTTATTTAAAGCTAAAAAACCTTTTCGATTTCGTAAACATTTCTTTTCCAGCATGAAAGGTGAAAAGAAAACATTCTCTGATTTACTTACAATCGCACTACCAACAACTGGTAGTCGTTTAATCGGCACAACTGCTTTATTTTTTGAACCAATTGTTGTTGCCCAAAGTTTAGCGCTAGCAGGAACGGCTACAATTATTGCGACCCAGCAATACGGTTTACTTGTTGGTTATGTAGTACCTTTACTTACTTTGCCCACTTTTATTACGTACTCGCTGTCCGTGTCTTTACTTCCGAATTTAAGTGAAGCAGTGGCTCAGCAAAAGCATACTCTTGTTCATCATCGACTTGAGCAAGCTATACGGATTAGTCTACTGTCAGGTGGCATTTGTGTTGTTATTTTATATGTGTTTGCTAGTGAGCTAATGACGATTATGTATCATGCCCCAGAAGCTGCTAGTCTTCTGAAAATCATGGCTCCATTTGCGTTGTTCTTATATTTACAAGGACCTTTGCAAGCAGCCCTTCAAGCACTAAACTATGCGAAAGTGTCTATGATGAACAGTTTAATCGGCGCGATTATTAAGACAGGCGCGATTTTTGCACTTGCCTCTAACCCAAGTTTTGGGATTATGGGTGCGGCATTAGCTATTGTAGTTGGTTTTGTGCTTGTGACACTGTTACACTTTGCCTCTATTGCCAAAACAACTGGTTTCTTCTTCCACATTGTACCGATTATAAAATTGACGCTACTCATTGTCGCGACCGGTCTTCTCGCCAAACTTCTAAACGATACGCTTCTTCTATCGTTATCTTATACTGTTCGAACGATCATCAACATCGGATTAACAACAACCTTTTATCTTCTAGGTATGTTTAGTCTTCAGCTCATTACAAAAACAGAACTTCGATTATTTACAAGGAAAAAATAG
- a CDS encoding DUF2905 domain-containing protein: MGRTLMIVGAIILAIGLIWELAGRFIPLGKLPGDFLFKSGNTTIYFPIVTCIIISVVLSLILSFIRR; the protein is encoded by the coding sequence ATGGGTAGAACACTTATGATTGTTGGCGCCATTATACTGGCAATTGGACTCATTTGGGAATTGGCAGGTCGATTTATCCCGCTAGGCAAATTACCAGGGGACTTCCTTTTTAAAAGCGGAAATACAACGATTTACTTCCCAATTGTTACGTGTATTATTATTAGCGTAGTACTCTCGCTTATACTATCTTTCATCAGGAGATGA
- the secD gene encoding protein translocase subunit SecD translates to MKIKKGQIALFFVIVAILAAGVSYLARPVLQDVNLGLDLQGGFEVLYEVEAMHEGDVIDEQALLSTTTALNERVNTIGVSEPTIQIEGDNRIRVQLAGVEDQESARDILSTGGDLTIRDVEDNILLDGSDLTQNGASATLNADTNQPIVTLTLEDADKFGAITRELSQQPQGENLLVMWLDFEEGDSYEEEAMKADPKFLSAASVRQTLQTRNVQIEGQFTTEETRFLAEILNAGALPVELNEIYSTSVGASLGEQAMKQTVNAGLIGVALIFIYMALYYRFPGIIAIITLSVYTFLVLVVFNALNAVLTLPGIAALILGIGMAVDANIITYERVREEIKTGKSIMSAFRVGGRRSFATIFDANITTLIAAGVMFYFGTSSVQGFAVMLIISILVSFLTAVWGSRLLLGLWVNSKFLNKRPGWFGVKRGEIDEV, encoded by the coding sequence ATGAAAATTAAAAAAGGCCAAATTGCGCTCTTCTTTGTCATTGTGGCGATATTGGCCGCAGGGGTCAGCTATTTGGCGCGACCTGTTCTTCAAGATGTGAATTTAGGTCTTGACTTACAAGGTGGGTTTGAAGTTCTTTATGAAGTAGAGGCGATGCATGAAGGGGATGTCATTGACGAGCAAGCGTTATTGTCAACAACAACTGCTTTAAATGAGCGTGTTAATACTATTGGTGTGTCAGAACCAACGATTCAAATAGAAGGGGACAACCGTATACGAGTGCAGCTAGCAGGGGTAGAGGATCAAGAATCTGCTCGTGACATTTTATCTACTGGTGGCGATTTAACGATTCGTGATGTGGAAGATAATATTCTACTAGACGGTAGTGATTTAACGCAAAATGGTGCAAGTGCGACCCTTAATGCGGATACAAATCAACCTATTGTAACACTGACGTTGGAAGATGCTGATAAATTTGGGGCTATCACACGAGAGCTCTCTCAACAACCACAGGGTGAAAATTTACTTGTCATGTGGCTTGATTTTGAAGAAGGTGATAGTTATGAAGAAGAGGCAATGAAGGCTGACCCGAAGTTCCTTTCTGCTGCTTCTGTTAGACAAACACTGCAAACCCGTAATGTGCAAATAGAAGGTCAATTTACAACAGAAGAGACGCGATTTTTAGCAGAAATTCTGAATGCCGGAGCGCTTCCTGTTGAATTAAATGAAATTTATTCAACGTCCGTTGGAGCGTCTCTCGGTGAGCAGGCAATGAAACAAACAGTTAATGCTGGATTAATCGGTGTAGCGCTTATTTTCATCTATATGGCGTTGTATTATCGCTTCCCAGGTATCATTGCGATTATTACGTTAAGTGTTTATACGTTCCTAGTACTAGTTGTGTTTAATGCGCTAAATGCAGTGTTAACATTACCTGGAATTGCTGCTTTAATCTTAGGAATTGGAATGGCTGTTGATGCGAATATTATTACGTACGAACGAGTTCGAGAAGAAATAAAGACAGGGAAATCCATCATGTCTGCTTTTAGAGTTGGTGGAAGACGCTCATTTGCAACTATTTTCGATGCAAATATTACAACACTCATCGCCGCAGGGGTAATGTTTTACTTTGGTACAAGTTCGGTTCAAGGTTTTGCGGTTATGCTTATAATCAGCATCCTCGTTAGTTTCTTGACCGCCGTATGGGGCTCTCGTTTATTGCTAGGTTTATGGGTCAATAGTAAATTTTTAAACAAACGCCCAGGTTGGTTTGGAGTTAAGCGAGGTGAGATCGATGAGGTTTAG
- the queA gene encoding tRNA preQ1(34) S-adenosylmethionine ribosyltransferase-isomerase QueA, giving the protein MNVNDFDFYLPEELIAQTPLEARSQSRLLVLDRDRSELYDSSFTQLVNEVATGDCLVLNDTKVLPARLIGEKKETGAVIEFLLLKQTTGDCWETLVKPAKRVKLGTVITFGDGQLMATCVEEKEDGGRIVEFSYDGLFYELLDELGTMPLPPYIKERLEDQDRYQTVYAKQLGSAAAPTAGLHFTTDLLNALKQKGVSIVYLTLHVGLGTFRPVSADDVLDHKMHEEYYELTEEAAKTLQETKERGNHIIAVGTTSARTLETIASKHGRFVAETGWTSIFIYPGYTFKGIDGLVTNFHLPKSTLVMLVSAMTGKDFLLGAYAHAVKNNYRFFSFGDAMFIRPLVKGEIRN; this is encoded by the coding sequence TTGAATGTAAACGATTTTGATTTTTATTTACCTGAAGAACTCATTGCGCAAACGCCTCTTGAAGCGAGAAGTCAATCAAGACTTCTTGTACTTGATCGGGATCGCTCGGAACTTTATGATTCTTCGTTTACACAGCTTGTAAACGAAGTTGCCACTGGTGATTGTTTAGTATTAAATGATACAAAAGTGTTGCCTGCTCGGTTAATTGGCGAAAAAAAAGAGACAGGTGCAGTAATTGAATTTTTACTGTTAAAACAAACGACTGGTGATTGCTGGGAGACATTAGTGAAGCCAGCTAAACGTGTTAAACTAGGAACGGTTATTACGTTTGGCGATGGACAGCTTATGGCAACTTGTGTGGAAGAAAAAGAAGACGGTGGAAGAATTGTAGAGTTTTCTTATGATGGTTTGTTCTATGAACTACTTGATGAGCTAGGAACAATGCCGCTTCCGCCTTATATTAAAGAACGTTTAGAAGATCAGGACCGCTATCAAACAGTGTATGCAAAGCAATTAGGCTCTGCCGCTGCACCAACAGCAGGTCTTCACTTTACAACAGATTTACTTAATGCACTTAAACAAAAAGGGGTTTCAATTGTTTATTTAACACTTCATGTAGGGCTAGGAACGTTTCGTCCAGTAAGTGCAGATGATGTTCTTGATCACAAGATGCATGAGGAATATTATGAGTTAACGGAAGAAGCTGCAAAGACGTTGCAGGAGACGAAAGAAAGAGGGAATCATATTATTGCAGTAGGTACCACTTCTGCAAGAACCCTCGAAACCATTGCCAGTAAGCATGGAAGATTTGTTGCGGAAACTGGTTGGACGTCCATTTTTATTTATCCTGGCTACACGTTTAAAGGGATTGATGGTTTAGTGACGAACTTCCATCTCCCAAAATCTACACTGGTGATGCTAGTAAGCGCTATGACAGGAAAAGACTTTTTATTAGGTGCCTATGCTCACGCTGTAAAAAATAACTATCGGTTTTTTAGTTTTGGGGATGCGATGTTTATTCGCCCTCTTGTTAAAGGAGAAATTAGAAATTGA
- the ruvA gene encoding Holliday junction branch migration protein RuvA has protein sequence MIDFIKGVLVEVEPSHLVIETTNGIGYQIICANPYRFTGQKNQTITVVTHHYVREDFQRLYGFKHKQERSLFEKLLSVSGIGPKGALAVLAAGQTDQIVEAIEREDEALLTRFPGIGKKTARQIILDLKGKLEDFTTASLLQEAPLATSNQENDQLADALEALKALGYVDRELNKVKKKLIGEDLETDEYIKRALALMLRT, from the coding sequence ATGATTGACTTTATAAAAGGTGTATTAGTGGAGGTTGAACCCTCGCATCTTGTGATTGAAACAACAAATGGTATTGGCTATCAAATTATTTGTGCTAATCCATATAGATTCACTGGGCAAAAAAATCAGACGATAACGGTAGTGACTCATCACTATGTGCGAGAAGATTTTCAGCGCTTATATGGATTTAAACATAAGCAGGAACGTAGCTTATTTGAAAAATTATTGAGTGTATCAGGAATAGGACCAAAAGGTGCTTTAGCGGTTTTAGCAGCTGGTCAAACAGATCAAATCGTGGAAGCGATTGAGCGGGAGGATGAAGCGCTGCTAACGAGATTCCCAGGAATCGGAAAGAAAACAGCTAGGCAAATCATTTTAGATTTAAAGGGAAAACTAGAAGATTTTACAACCGCATCATTGTTACAAGAGGCACCTTTAGCTACTTCTAACCAAGAAAACGATCAGCTAGCTGACGCACTTGAAGCGTTGAAAGCACTAGGATATGTTGATCGAGAGCTAAATAAAGTGAAGAAAAAGCTAATTGGGGAAGATCTTGAAACCGACGAGTACATCAAGCGTGCATTAGCACTTATGCTTCGTACATAG
- a CDS encoding post-transcriptional regulator: protein MGEKQQFEVWQEDVAPILSIKKDEFHELGYDRVTTADLWLYIVDKQKKRKTFMPFYAFVDELLSIKPQDYMTWLTVNTYKEPIDWFKEFEAATETKGIGS, encoded by the coding sequence ATGGGTGAAAAGCAGCAGTTTGAAGTATGGCAGGAAGACGTTGCGCCTATCCTGTCAATTAAGAAAGACGAATTCCACGAGCTAGGCTATGATCGTGTGACGACAGCTGACCTTTGGTTGTATATCGTCGATAAGCAGAAGAAGCGGAAAACGTTTATGCCTTTCTATGCGTTTGTCGATGAATTGCTGTCTATTAAACCCCAAGATTATATGACTTGGCTTACTGTAAATACATATAAAGAACCGATTGATTGGTTTAAAGAGTTTGAAGCGGCGACTGAAACAAAAGGGATAGGCAGCTAG